In the Zingiber officinale cultivar Zhangliang chromosome 5A, Zo_v1.1, whole genome shotgun sequence genome, GGAGcagaaaaaaggaagaaaaaacaaaaaggaagAAGCTTTAATTCAAAGCCAAGTAGGAAGTCTTAATAAGTACTTCACTAACAAGCAAAAAGCAGAGCAAACAGAAGTAGCTGAACAATTGAATCAGGATGACACTGATAATAAATTGAATGATCATAAACATAGTGAATTGAATGAACTTCAAAATGAAGACCAAAAATAATATGGAAATGATAAAGTTGAAGTCAATATGCCTAAAAATAACAGTGATGAAGATATAAATCAAGAGATCGTGTTCCCTTTAAATGTTGATGATCCAGGAAATTGGGACAAAATGCAAAATATTAGGGATTTTCTAGTTGAAAGAGGTCCTAGAAAAGATGATGAtattttgtttcctcttgatAACACCGACAGACACTTCAAtccatcacattataagaggcaaTTGCCAAATGGTGAGAAAAGTGACAGAAGATGGCTAGTGTATTCTATTTCTATGGACAAGATCTTTTGTTTCTGTTGCAAGTTATTCAAGACTCAAAGAACCACAATGAAACTTGGTCATCTAGCTGACAAAGGATACAAAGATTGGAAGAATATCAGTCGATGTCTCAGTCTTCATGAAACTAGAAAAGATCATATTGATTGCATGACTAGTTGGATTGAATTAGAAAGAGGACTTCAAAAGAAAAAGACAATTGATGAAAATATACAAGTAGCAATTAACAAGGAGAGAGAACATTGGAAACAAGTATTGAAGAGAATAATTGCAGTTGTGCAAAGAATTGCGAAGAATAACTTGCCACTTCGGGGAGATAATGAGAAGCTTTATGTTGAGAATAATGGAATCTTTTTGCAACTAATTGAAATGATTGTTGAATTTGATCCAATAATGGAGGAGCACCTTCGGCGTGTTCAAGAAAGGCAGATTCATTACACTTATCTTGGACCCAAAATCCAAAATGAATTGATACAGATGTTGACGGCTAAAGTAAGAAGTTCAATTATTGCAAAAATTAAACATGCAAAGTATTTCACTGTCATACTTGATTGCACTCCAGATGCAAGTCACGAGGAGCGGATGCCCCTTGTAATTAGATGTGTGGATGATTCAGAAAATGCAATAGCGGTTGAAGAATTTTGGATTGATTTTTTGAAAGTTAATGAAACTTCAGGACTTGGGCTTTTTACAgagcttaaaaatattttgaacaatCTCGAACTTGACATTGATAATAGAAGAGGTCAAGGATATGACAATGGatctaatatgaaaggaaaacataaGGGTGTACAGAGTAGATTACTTGAAATTAATCCTACAGCTTTCTACACTCCATGTGGATGTCACAGTCTTAATCTCACATTATGTGATATGATGAAATGTTGTCCTAAAGCAATGTCCTTTTTCAGTGTAATACAACGCATATattcattattttcttcttctaccaagCGGTGGCAAATCTTCAAAGATCATGTGCAAGGTCTTACAGTCAAGCCACTATCACAAACACGATGGGAAAGCCATGTTGACAGCGTGAAGCCCATAAAAGATTAAACTTCGAAAATACGAGATGCTTTAATTGATTTGGCAAACATTTCTGATGACTCAAAAATAAAGAGTGAAGCTGAGGGTTTGGCATCATTTGAACTTGAGAATTTTGAGTTCGTGTTTGGAATGGTAATTTGGTATAAGTTGTTATATGAGATTAACATTGTTAGTAAGTTTCTCCAAGCAGAAAATATGGATATTGATATTGCTATTAGACAATTAAAAGGACTTATTTCTTCTCTCCAAGAGTTTAGAGAATCTGAATTTGATCAAGCATTAATTGAAGCTGAACATATTGCAAGTGAAATGGGAATTGAACCTATTTTTCGAGAAAAACGCATCATCCGAAGAAAGAGACAATTTGATGAGATCAATAGTGAAGAGGTAACTCAGTCTCCGAAAGAATCTTTTCGAGTTAATTACTTCCTATTTATAATTGATCAAGCTCTTTCTTCACTTCAAACTCGGTTTGaacaatttcaaaaatatgaagaaacatttggatttttatttagtttggagAGATTGAAGTATATTGATGATGATAATCTCTTACACTCATGTGTCAATATTCAAGAGTCTTTAACACATGATGGACACTATGATGTTGATGgatcaaatttatatttaaaactaaagtTGTTAAGACACTCATTACCAAGAGAATCAAAAAAAGCGATTGATGTGCTGAATTATTTGAAGAAAATGGATAGTTATTATCCAAATACTTATATTGCTTATCGAATTTTGCTGACTATACCAGATACAGTTGCATCTGCTGAAAGGAGTTTTTCCAAGTTGAAATTGATCAAAACTTATCTCCAATCAACTATGTCGTAAGAAAGATTAAATGACTTGGCTATGTTATCTATCGAGAAAAAAGTGGTTGAGAAAGTTGATTATGCTAACTTAATCAATACTTTTACTTCTAAAACTGCGAGACGAACAATATTCAAGTGACATATATTGGTCCGAaagatgaattttatattttgtttagaTCATTTTGACTATATTAATATTTGCTTATGACATATtgttttggatgatatttttttatcttttatttctaGAATTAAAAATACTATTATATTTACGTTGATTAGAAAATATATGAATGTCAAACTTTGAGGGCACCATTTTTTTGTGCTTGTCTCAAGTCCCAAAATCACAGGTCCAACACTGAACCCAAGGCTAAACaagtgaaagtcacggtgagtcaTTGACATTGAGGCCATAGATAAATGGTCTCTAGGTATTAGAATCCTAATAAGTCGAGGTCAAATTAAACTCGGCAAATGAAGGAATCAGTTGACGCAAGGTTTCATCAAACTGATAGTTAAATCAATTTGGAGGTCAAAGATAtggtttgaaaattttgaagctTATCATCAATAGTCGACCAATAAAAAGATAGCAATAAACTAATAAAATAATCGTACGACAAATCAATCAAGAGATAAGAGATACGAGCAGTTGACTTAGTTAGTAGATGATAAATTCTTAATCTAAGGGATTCGATCTAGATTTTATCCCGATATGATTGTAAGAAATAGTTGATCAATGAAACAATCAACAAAGAAAATTTGGATTAGCTGACTGATAAAGAATAAGCAATCAACTGATTACACAATCATTAAAAGAACTGGTAGTGACCCATATGATTTAGTCATGAGTTCATTTAAATTAATCGATTATATTATAGATTAAATTAGTCAACTAATGCGGTAGATTCTAGAAAACAACGAGTAATTATAGATTTCTATAACATGATCAAATCCCAAGgaaagtgttgttgcatttcaaATCATTATAAGCAATAAACAATGTAAAAAAGTGAgcaaataaagttttttttatgtaatttttgttcCTTGCATTATTTTGTCATTTGCTTGTATTCATATATTTGttgtaagaaaaaaaatttgtatCAGATTTCTCAAAGAATGATCCGTCGAATATCTATGAATGATAGACATGGAGTAGAATGTTGATAGTTCTAACCAGCatgaaaaatacataaatatgaaaTCGGTAAAAATTCATAGTGATCTCTCGTAGTAGATCTTGATTTTACTTTTCGTACAAATGAAAAACTCATAGTGATTCTCTGAGAAGAAGATCAAAGAAGCCATTGAAGAATAACTTGCGGTCGGAAGAACGATCATGAACAAACCAAAAAGCTTTTCATGATTCACAAATCAAATCCCTCTTTCAAGATTGgacaaaccaatcttgaatgtCCTTCATGCCTCTTACAATCTTGTGCATATTGACGAACCTTGCATAGAGACATTTCATATGGAATGAACCCCTTCTCTTTGACTCTGCACAAGACTTTGCACACAGTAAAccccctcttcctttctctcttgtcctccttttcttctttggcttgaacGCATATATATTAaaggaagatgactcttcctcttcctctattaATGGAGGAATTGAATGGGCTAGAAGATGAAGAGAAATGggtgccctttcatcttctaacatCTCCCACTTGTCCAAGTCAATTCATAAAGGTCATCTAGTCACTAAGACCATGTAAGTCACATAGTTTATATTataatcaagt is a window encoding:
- the LOC121979901 gene encoding zinc finger MYM-type protein 1-like, encoding MPKNNSDEDINQEIVFPLNVDDPGNWDKMQNIRDFLVERGPRKDDDILFPLDNTDRHFNPSHYKRQLPNGEKSDRRWLVYSISMDKIFCFCCKLFKTQRTTMKLGHLADKGYKDWKNISRCLSLHETRKDHIDCMTSWIELERGLQKKKTIDENIQVAINKEREHWKQVLKRIIAVVQRIAKNNLPLRGDNEKLYVENNGIFLQLIEMIVEFDPIMEEHLRRVQERQIHYTYLGPKIQNELIQMLTAKVRSSIIAKIKHAKYFTVILDCTPDASHEERMPLVIRCVDDSENAIAVEEFWIDFLKVNETSGLGLFTELKNILNNLELDIDNRRGQGYDNGSNMKGKHKGVQSRLLEINPTAFYTPCGCHSLNLTLCDMMKCCPKAMSFFSVIQRIYSLFSSSTKRWQIFKDHVQGLTVKPLSQTRWESHVDSVKPIKD